The genome window TATTAAAGGTTCGCCCCGTACAAAAATAGCTTGTGATGTAGAACGGGCTGGATTTACAGATGTGTTAGTGATTGGAATAGAAATTAAGTGAATTAACGTTAAGGCCAATCCAATTGCGATTCCAGCAAATTTTCCGTTTGCAAATTTGTCTGTCGCACCTAAAATAACAATTAAGAAGAAGGCTGTTAAGACAAATTCAATTAAAAAAGCAGATAACATACTGTAACCATGTGGTGAAAATGCGCCATATCCATTGGAAGCAAATGCTCCAGCTTTGGTATTGTCAATAGCGAAATTTGCATTTCCCGAAGCGATTAAGTATAATACTCCAGCAGCAGCAATTGCTCCTAATACTTGCGAAATAATGTAAGGAAATAATTGTTTTCCGTCAAATCGTCCTCCAGCAAATAAACCGAAAGAGACAGCAGGGTTGAAATGTCCTCCAGAAATATGACCAACTGCGTAAGCCATTGTTAGTACAGTAAGACCAAATGCTAATGCAACACCAGCGTAACCAATTCCTAATTCGGGAATACCAGCCGCAAAGATTGCACTACCACAACCTCCGAAAACTAACCAAAAAGTACCGAAAAACTCGGCAGCATAATTTTTCATAAATGTTTTAATATTAAAAGTTTAGTTGGAATGAATTTAAGAAAATTTTAAGAAATAAAAACATTTTAAACATTTAAATTATTTCAATAAAAAAATCGCTCCGATTTCTCAGAGCGATTTGTATTTATAATATATTCTTTCTAGAATAATTAATCCATATAAGCCTCAATAGGAGCACAAGTACAGATTAAGTTACGATCTCCGTAAGCATCATCAATACGAGAAACAGATGCAAAGAATTTACGTTCGCGAACCCATTCTGCTGGATATGCAGCTTTAGAACGAGAGTAAGGATATTCCCACTCGTCTGCCGTAATCAAGTGAATTGGGTGAGGCGCGTTGTGTAATACGTTGTTATCAACTGGATAATCTCCGTTTGCAACCTCATCAATTTCTTGACGAATAGAAATTAACGCATCACAAAAACGATCTAATTCTGCTTTGTTTTCAGATTCTGTTGGCTCAACCATCAATGTTCCAGCAACTGGGAAAGATACTGTTGGCGCATGGAATCCATAATCAATCAAACGTTTTGCGATATCCGTTACTTCGATACCAGCTTTTTTGAACGGACGACAATCTAAGATAAATTCGTGTGCCACTACATTGTTTCCATTTGTATATAAAATATCAAAATGCTTCTCTAAACGAGTTTTCATGTAATTAGCATTCAAGATTGCACCTTGTGTCGCTTTCAATAAACCTTCTGCACCTAACATTAAAATGTAAGAGTAAGAAATAGGTAAAATGAACGCAGAACCATAAGGAGCCGCAGCGAATGTATTTGTCGCTTCTTTTCCTCCAGTTTCGATTAATGGAGAAGATCCTAAGAAAGGCGCTAAATGTGCTTTTACACAGATTGGTCCTACACCAGGTCCTCCACCTCCGTGAGGAATAGCGAATGTTTTGTGTAAGTTAAGGTGACAAACGTCTGCACCAATGTTTCCTGGAGAAGTTAATCCAACTTGCGCATTCATGTTTGCACCGTCCATATAAACTTGACCTCCGTATGCGTGAATCATTTCAGTAACTTCTTCGATATTGCTATCAAAAGCACCATACGTTGATGGATAAGTAATCATCAATGCAGCTAAGTTATCTTTGTGTTTTTCACATTTTTCTTTCAAGTCAACTAAATCTGTTTCACCAGATTCTAAGTTCTTCACAACAACAACTTGCATTCCCGCCATTGCAGCAGAAGCAGGGTTAGTTCCGTGAGCAGATTGTGGAATTAAAGCAACATTTCTGTGTCCTTCTCCCCTTGCTTCAAAGTAAGAACGGATTACCATCAATCCTGCATATTCTCCTTGCGCACCAGAATTTGGTTGTAAAGAAGTTGCATCAAAACCTGTGATTACAGCTAAATAATCTTCTAAGTTTTGGATTAATGTTTGGTAACCTTCT of Empedobacter falsenii contains these proteins:
- the aqpZ gene encoding aquaporin Z, whose protein sequence is MKNYAAEFFGTFWLVFGGCGSAIFAAGIPELGIGYAGVALAFGLTVLTMAYAVGHISGGHFNPAVSFGLFAGGRFDGKQLFPYIISQVLGAIAAAGVLYLIASGNANFAIDNTKAGAFASNGYGAFSPHGYSMLSAFLIEFVLTAFFLIVILGATDKFANGKFAGIAIGLALTLIHLISIPITNTSVNPARSTSQAIFVRGEPLIQLWLFWVAPITGAIVGGLIYKTLLQKEENLA